The Verrucomicrobiota bacterium DNA segment GGCGCCGCAACCAGTTCCAGCACCGCTCGCGCCGCCGCAACCGCTTTCGCAGCGTTTGGAAGCACTGCTGGCCAATCACTCCGGGCAGGCGAACCTGACCTTGAACATGCTGCTGCAGCGGACGGAAGGGCGGGGTGTTTTCCTGCTCATCATTCTGCTGTGTCTGCCGTTTGTCGCCCCGGCCTCCGTGCCAGGCATGAGCCCGCCGCTGGGGACCGCCATTGCGATCATGGCCTTGGGCCTGATCCGGCGCGGCCAAGTGCGCTTGCCCCGGCGGGTGGGGGATCGGGTGCTGACCGAGCGCGTCCGCAAGGTCATCTTGAACGGGGGACTGAAAGTACTGCGCATCCTGGAAAAAGTGGTCAAACCGCGCAAATCCGAATGGCTGCGGTGGCCGGCGGTCCATGTGCTGAATGTTTTGCTGATTGTGTTGGCGGCTTTATTATTGGCGCTGCCGCTGCCGCCGGTTCCTCCATTAACCAACTTTTTTCCCAGCTACACCATTATTTTTCTGGCCGCCAGCATGATGGAGGAGGATGGGGTGATGATCTGGGTGGGCTATGTGCTTTCCTTGTGGACCACCCTCTACATCGGTTGGTGTTTTACCGTGTATTGGAGTGCCTCGCATCAAGTCTTCCACTGGTTGGATACGCTCTTGCGAAAGTGGGGCGTGCTATGATTTTAACTCCGCTAAGTTTTTCTCAAACATGAAATATCGTTGGTCCATCGCCCAAGCGCAACCGTTGCTCGCGGATTCACTCGCCAAGCAGCTCGCCTGCTCGCCACTGCTTGCCCAATGCCTGATTAATCGGAATTTGAGTGATCCCGGGAACGCCCGCCAGTTCATCTCGCCCCGCTTGAAATCGCTGGCAGATCCATTTCTGTTGCCCAATATGGATTTGGCGGTGGAACGTTTATTGCGCGCCCGCGCAGAACAAACGCCGCTGGTGATTTTCGGCGATTACGATGTGGATGGCGTCACCTCCACCGCGTTGTTATACGAATTTCTAACCGGCCAGGGATGGCAGGCGCACCACTATTTGCCGCATCGCATGGACGAGGGCTACGGGCTGAGCCGGGACGGGGTGGAAAATTGCCTGCGTAAATATCCCGTCAACCTGCTGCTGGCGGTGGATTGCGGTTCCACCACGGTGGCCACCATTGCCTGGCTGCGCGAGCAGGGAGTGGATGTGATTGTGCTGGATCATCACCAGGTGTCGAATCCGGCACCGGTCGCCACGGCGCTGGTAAACCCGCAGTTATTACTCGAACGTGGCGTCAAATATGGCCAGGAGGATTTCACGGAACTCTGTTCCGCTGGTCTCGCCTTCAAATTGGTGCATGCCTTGGTCAAACGCGGACGGGAACAGGGGCTGCCCGGTTTTGCGGCGTATGATCTGCGGCCTTTGCTGGACCTGGTTGCGCTCGGTACCATTGCGGATATTGTGCCGCTGACGGGTGAGAACCGCATTCTGACCACGGTCGGCCTGGAACGATTGAATTCCACGCGTCGTCCTGGCTTGCAGATGTTGAAAGAGGTAAGCCAGACGACGAAATTTGTCGGGGTGCATGAAGTGGGGTTTCAACTTGCGCCGCGCCTCAATGCGGCGGGACGGATGGAAACCGCCAATGCGGCGTTGGAGTTATTGCTGGCCAAAGATGTGACGACCGCCATGCCTTTGGCACAGGCATTGGATGTCACCAACCGCGAGCGCCAGGAAACCGGGAATACCACCGTTGAACAAATTCTGGCTGACTTGCGACCGCGGTTTGATGCCAGCCGGGATTGGGTCATCGTCGAGGGGCAGCCTGCCTGGCATCTTGGGGTGGTGGGCATTGTGGCCTCGCGGGTGCTGCATGAATTTTATCGTCCCACCATTATTCTCGGGGGCGATGGCGACCATTGGCGCGGGTCTGGTCGCAGTATTGAAGGATTTGACCTGGCTGCGGCGTTGCGTGAGTGCGATGATTTGCTGGTGAAACATGGCGGCCATGCCATGGCGGCGGGTGTCTCCATCCGTCCGGAAAACCTGCCCGCCTTGCGCGCGCGCCTGAATGAATTGGTGCAAAAGGCGCTGCCCCTGGAGCAATTCCAACCCGCCTTGCGGTTGGATGCGGAAGTGGCGCTGGGTGATTTGACGTTGGAACGCATCAAAGAACTGGAACAACTGCGTCCCTTCGGACAGCAAAACCCGTCCCCCCAATTGTTCGCCCGGCGGTTGAACAGCACGCGCGCACCGTTGCGCATGGGTGCCAATAAGCAGCATGTGAAACTGTGGGTGACGGATACGAGTTGCCGCATTGTGGAAGCGGTCTGGTGGGGGGCGGGCGAGGCGATCTGGCCGACCGGTAATTTCGATCTGGCGTTTGCGCCCCAGGTAAATTCATACAACGGGGCCACCACCGTACAGTTAAAGGTGCTGGATTGGCGTCCGGCGGAGTAGGGGGCATTTGCGGCGGAGTTGAATCGCATCGGGCCTGATGCCAGACGCGGATACCCAGCCACTGTCTTCATTCGCCTTGCAAAATTTCACCCAACGGCTATGCTGACACATATGAAAAAAGTCGCCGTGATTCTTTCCGGTTGCGGGGTGTTCGATGGAGCCGAAATTCATGAATCGGTGCTCACGTTGCTCGCCTTGGATCGTGCCAATGCGCAAGTCATTTGTGCTGCTCCGGATATCCCCCAACATCATGTCATCAACCATTTCACCCAGCAGCCGGTGCCGGGGGAAACCCGCAATGTGCTGGTGGAATCCGCCCGCATCGCCCGTGGCAATATCATTCCGCTCAGTCGTCTCCAGGTGAGCGAGGTGGATGCCGTAATTATCCCTGGCGGATTTGGCGCGGCCAAGAATCTGTGCAATTTCGCGCTGGCCGGGGAAAAGTTTGTCGTTCAGGAGCAGGTAGCCGCCGTTTTGCAGGCGGCCCATAAAGCGGGCAAGCCCATCGGATTCGCCTGCATTGCCCCAGCCATCGCCGCGCGGCTGTTTGGCGCTGAACAAGTTGAATTCACCATTGGTACCGATGAGGGGACTGCGCGGGCGTTGCAAACCGCTGGTGGGAAACATGTCTCCTGCAAGGTTTTTAATGTCGTGGTGGATCGCCGTCTCAAAATTGTGACCACCCCCGCGTACATGCTGGCTGCTCGCATTACCGAGGCGGAAGCCGGGATCAACAAGCTGGTGCAGGCCGTACTGGAGCTGGCGTAAACGCCGTTGTTGATTCCGAAAGGGCCAGGTGATCACTCGGCAGTTGGAATAACCGTGAGATGAATTGAATCGCGCGACCACAATTGCCGGTGATACTCGCAATGAAATGTTGCCGAACCGGCACGTCAAATTCCCGGTCGCCGATTATGATCTGGCGGCCACCTTGGATAGCGGGCAGGCATTTCGCTGGCGACTGCTGGAGGGGGCTTGGGAAGGGGTGGTTGGCGACCGCTGGGTGCGTTTGCGCCAGGGGCCGGATAGTATTGAGGCGGAAACGGCTGAACCGGTCGCCACGTGGGCTTGGCTGACTGAGTACCTGCAATTGGACGTCCACCTTTCGGAGGTTTTGGAAACATTTCCCAAAGATACACCCATGCAAGCGGCGGTAAGGGAGTGTCGTGGTCTTCGACTGCTTCGGCAGGAACCTTGGGAATGCCTCGCCTCTTTTATCTGTTCTTCGACCAAACAAATCGTCCAAATCAAGCAGATCGTGGAACTGCTTTGCCAACGGTATGGTGCCACGCTACATGTTCCCGACGGACATGCACCCGTCCATGCATTTCCCACCCCTGAGCGGCTGGCATCATTGAGCGAACCGGAATTGCGCGCCTGCAAGATGGGGTTTCGAGCGCCGTACCTGCTGGCCTGCGCCCGGGCGGTGGCCGGGGGGCGTTTGAATTTGCAATCGCTGCACACCATGGATGTGCAGCAAGCCCGTGCCACGGTGATGACTCAACCCGGGGTTGGCCCCAAGATCGCCAATTGTGTGCTGCTGTTTGCTTTTGGTTTTCCCACGGCCTTTCCGGTGGATGTCTGGATACACAAGGCCATCCAGCAACTTTATTTCCCAAAGCGCGCGCCCACGCGCTCGCGCATGGACCGGTTTGTTCACTCTCATTTTGGCCCCCAGGCTGGCTACGCCCAGCAATACCTTTTCCATTACATGAGAAAGCTTGGATAAACTACGGACTTGATCAAAGATCACTCCCGCGAATGAGCAATATGGCAACTGACATCACGGTATTATTTACGCCGGCGGATTTTGAAGAACTGCGCAAACGGGACCTCAGCCAGACCGGCTGTGTGGTTTTTGATGTATTGCGCGCCACCACGTCTATGTTGACGGCGCTGGCCAACGGCGCACAGGCGGTCGCGCCCGTGGCGGAAATTTCCGAGGCACTGGCATTGAAGGCCAAAATTCCGGACCTATTGCTGGCGGGCGAACGCAATGGCGTGCGCATCCGCAAAGCGCAGACGGGCAGCGTGGATTTCGACTTCGGCAATTCGCCGCGTGAATTTACGCCCGACCGGGTCGCTGGCAAAACCATCGCCACAACGACCACCAACGGCACGCGCGCGTTGCGTGCCTGCGCCAGAGCCCAATGGACCTTGGTCGGCGGGTTTGTGAATCTTTCCGCCGTGGCGGAACACGTGGTGCGGCTGGCACCTGGGGAGTTGGTGGTGGTCTGCAGCGGCACTTTTGAGCAGGCGGCATTGGAAGACGTGCTGGCTGCCGGGGCGTTGCTGGAGGCGCTGGAAGGCCGGCTTGCCGTTGGGCAAAATTCCGATACGGCGCTGATGGCCCAGCAACTCTATCAAATGCACCGGGCGGATCTGATGGCCGCCATGCGCCTGGCCCGCAATGGGCGGAAGCTGCTTTCCATCCCGGACCTCTGCGACGATGTGCGGGTCTGTGTGCAGCGTGATACCGTGCCGTTTGCGGCGCGCTTGGAAGTGGACGGATTGGTGCGAAAGGTCTGAATCGCAGGTGATCCTGGCAAAGCCGTTCAGGATAATCAGTTGCCAGCCTAAAGCCGTCAGTGGCAAACTGCCGTCGCGCACGCAAAACCGCGTCGCACATTGCATCATGAATAAAGTCAAAGTTGCAGTTCTAGGTACCGGCTCCTTGGGAAAGGAGCATGCCCGGATTTATGCCACGCTGGCGGCCGCCGGCCAGGTGGAATTTACCGGCTTGTACGATGCCCACGCGGAGACCGCGCGCACCATCGCCCAAAAGCATGGGGTGCCCGTGTTCAAATCGGTGGCCGAGGCGATCCAGGCCAGCGACGCATTGAGTATTGTCACCCCAACCGTCACCCATTTCGACTTGGCGCAGCAAGTCCTGAAGGCGCGTCGCCA contains these protein-coding regions:
- a CDS encoding 2-phosphosulfolactate phosphatase — translated: MATDITVLFTPADFEELRKRDLSQTGCVVFDVLRATTSMLTALANGAQAVAPVAEISEALALKAKIPDLLLAGERNGVRIRKAQTGSVDFDFGNSPREFTPDRVAGKTIATTTTNGTRALRACARAQWTLVGGFVNLSAVAEHVVRLAPGELVVVCSGTFEQAALEDVLAAGALLEALEGRLAVGQNSDTALMAQQLYQMHRADLMAAMRLARNGRKLLSIPDLCDDVRVCVQRDTVPFAARLEVDGLVRKV
- a CDS encoding exopolysaccharide biosynthesis protein, with the protein product MSEAPQPVPAPLAPPQPLSQRLEALLANHSGQANLTLNMLLQRTEGRGVFLLIILLCLPFVAPASVPGMSPPLGTAIAIMALGLIRRGQVRLPRRVGDRVLTERVRKVILNGGLKVLRILEKVVKPRKSEWLRWPAVHVLNVLLIVLAALLLALPLPPVPPLTNFFPSYTIIFLAASMMEEDGVMIWVGYVLSLWTTLYIGWCFTVYWSASHQVFHWLDTLLRKWGVL
- the recJ gene encoding single-stranded-DNA-specific exonuclease RecJ codes for the protein MKYRWSIAQAQPLLADSLAKQLACSPLLAQCLINRNLSDPGNARQFISPRLKSLADPFLLPNMDLAVERLLRARAEQTPLVIFGDYDVDGVTSTALLYEFLTGQGWQAHHYLPHRMDEGYGLSRDGVENCLRKYPVNLLLAVDCGSTTVATIAWLREQGVDVIVLDHHQVSNPAPVATALVNPQLLLERGVKYGQEDFTELCSAGLAFKLVHALVKRGREQGLPGFAAYDLRPLLDLVALGTIADIVPLTGENRILTTVGLERLNSTRRPGLQMLKEVSQTTKFVGVHEVGFQLAPRLNAAGRMETANAALELLLAKDVTTAMPLAQALDVTNRERQETGNTTVEQILADLRPRFDASRDWVIVEGQPAWHLGVVGIVASRVLHEFYRPTIILGGDGDHWRGSGRSIEGFDLAAALRECDDLLVKHGGHAMAAGVSIRPENLPALRARLNELVQKALPLEQFQPALRLDAEVALGDLTLERIKELEQLRPFGQQNPSPQLFARRLNSTRAPLRMGANKQHVKLWVTDTSCRIVEAVWWGAGEAIWPTGNFDLAFAPQVNSYNGATTVQLKVLDWRPAE
- a CDS encoding DNA glycosylase — protein: MLPNRHVKFPVADYDLAATLDSGQAFRWRLLEGAWEGVVGDRWVRLRQGPDSIEAETAEPVATWAWLTEYLQLDVHLSEVLETFPKDTPMQAAVRECRGLRLLRQEPWECLASFICSSTKQIVQIKQIVELLCQRYGATLHVPDGHAPVHAFPTPERLASLSEPELRACKMGFRAPYLLACARAVAGGRLNLQSLHTMDVQQARATVMTQPGVGPKIANCVLLFAFGFPTAFPVDVWIHKAIQQLYFPKRAPTRSRMDRFVHSHFGPQAGYAQQYLFHYMRKLG
- the elbB gene encoding isoprenoid biosynthesis glyoxalase ElbB codes for the protein MKKVAVILSGCGVFDGAEIHESVLTLLALDRANAQVICAAPDIPQHHVINHFTQQPVPGETRNVLVESARIARGNIIPLSRLQVSEVDAVIIPGGFGAAKNLCNFALAGEKFVVQEQVAAVLQAAHKAGKPIGFACIAPAIAARLFGAEQVEFTIGTDEGTARALQTAGGKHVSCKVFNVVVDRRLKIVTTPAYMLAARITEAEAGINKLVQAVLELA